The following proteins come from a genomic window of Alicyclobacillus dauci:
- the pyk gene encoding pyruvate kinase — MRKTKIVATIGPASESVEMLEQLIKAGLDVARLNFSHGTYEEHAERIRRIRAASAKVGKHVGIMLDIKGPKIRTGKIQNGQVDLNDDDEIVLTIDPVEVGTKERVWISYEGLVEDVYPGAPIRIDDGLIGLEVIEVKGHDIRCKVTNGGPLKDNKGINVPGVTLRIPGVTEKDKKDLIFGVEQGVDLFAASFVRKAGDVLEVRRILEEHNYSAPIISKIETQEGMDRLEEIIEVTDGMMVARGDLGVEIPTEEVPLAQKRIISLCNKYGKPVITATQMLDSMQRNPRPTRAEASDVANAIFDGTDAIMLSGETAAGRYPFESVSTMAQIAERAEAALVHEEVTYRHRTVCTKLTSDALGHAVRTLASDLDAAAIITATTSGHTARAIAKYRPMKDVIAVTPYESVARRLTVSWGVHPVVAENIATTTDELLDGSVHAALLTNQVKMGDLVIIIGGIPAGTAGTTNFLKIHTIAEELARGTGVGQFSVTGRAVVSHNPSDLLSRVSEGDIIVTTSTDKDSIPAIEKAAGIVTTEGGLTSHAAVVGVSLGKPVIVGAKEVLDVLADGETITLDPHRGFIYRGHVQV; from the coding sequence ATGAGAAAGACGAAAATTGTTGCGACCATCGGACCTGCTAGTGAATCAGTCGAAATGTTGGAACAGCTTATCAAGGCAGGGCTTGACGTAGCACGCTTAAATTTTTCACACGGTACATATGAAGAACACGCAGAGCGCATCCGCCGGATTCGCGCTGCCTCCGCGAAAGTAGGAAAACACGTCGGGATCATGTTGGACATCAAGGGTCCCAAAATCCGCACGGGAAAAATTCAAAACGGTCAAGTTGACTTGAACGATGATGACGAGATCGTTCTCACTATCGATCCGGTCGAAGTCGGTACCAAAGAACGCGTCTGGATTTCCTATGAAGGCTTAGTGGAAGACGTCTACCCAGGTGCACCCATCCGCATCGATGATGGTCTCATCGGCCTAGAAGTGATTGAAGTAAAAGGCCACGACATTCGCTGTAAAGTCACCAACGGGGGCCCATTGAAAGACAACAAGGGCATCAACGTCCCCGGTGTCACTCTGCGCATTCCGGGTGTAACGGAGAAGGACAAGAAGGATCTCATCTTCGGCGTTGAACAAGGTGTCGACCTATTCGCTGCATCATTTGTCCGCAAGGCTGGTGACGTACTCGAAGTTCGTCGGATTCTCGAAGAGCACAATTACTCCGCGCCGATCATTTCCAAGATCGAGACGCAAGAAGGCATGGACAGACTCGAAGAGATTATCGAAGTCACCGACGGCATGATGGTCGCCCGCGGCGATCTCGGCGTCGAGATCCCCACAGAGGAGGTCCCCCTCGCCCAAAAGCGCATTATCTCCCTGTGTAACAAATACGGAAAGCCCGTCATTACAGCGACTCAGATGCTCGATTCCATGCAACGCAACCCACGTCCGACCCGCGCCGAAGCGAGCGATGTCGCGAACGCCATCTTTGACGGCACAGATGCCATCATGTTGAGCGGTGAAACAGCGGCCGGCCGCTATCCGTTTGAGTCGGTCAGCACGATGGCGCAAATCGCCGAGCGCGCAGAAGCTGCACTCGTCCATGAAGAAGTCACGTATCGCCACCGCACCGTCTGTACGAAACTGACCAGTGACGCACTCGGTCACGCAGTCCGGACCTTGGCCTCAGACTTGGATGCCGCTGCGATCATCACAGCCACCACTTCCGGACACACAGCCCGGGCCATCGCGAAATACCGCCCGATGAAGGACGTCATTGCCGTCACGCCGTATGAGTCTGTCGCCCGCCGCCTCACCGTCAGCTGGGGCGTACACCCGGTTGTGGCGGAGAACATCGCCACAACAACGGACGAGTTGCTCGACGGTTCCGTTCACGCTGCGCTGTTGACCAACCAAGTCAAAATGGGCGACCTCGTCATCATCATCGGCGGTATCCCAGCTGGCACAGCGGGCACGACCAACTTCTTAAAAATCCACACTATCGCTGAAGAACTCGCAAGAGGAACGGGCGTTGGCCAATTCTCCGTCACAGGCCGTGCAGTCGTGTCACACAACCCATCGGATTTGCTCTCACGCGTTTCCGAAGGGGACATCATTGTCACGACGTCAACGGATAAGGATTCCATTCCCGCCATCGAGAAGGCAGCAGGCATCGTCACGACGGAAGGCGGCCTCACTTCGCACGCTGCGGTCGTTGGCGTATCCCTGGGCAAGCCAGTCATCGTCGGCGCAAAGGAAGTATTGGACGTACTTGCGGATGGCGAGACCATCACACTCGACCCACATCGCGGCTTCATTTATCGCGGACACGTCCAGGTGTAA